In the genome of Candidatus Acidiferrales bacterium, the window GGGCTTCGTTATACCCATGACCAAGTCTCCAAAAGCGAGCGCCTGAATCGCTTGATTCCAAAATTGAGGAGCACTAAGACCCAGCATAAAGTGCGAAACGATGTAACCGCCGATGAGGCCGACGAGATCAGCGACGGCAGTAAGCAAAGGCAATGCGATCAACGTGGCAAGCACGCGCGGAACCACCAATTTCCTCACAGGATCCACGCCGAGCGCTCGCATGGCGTCCACCTGCTCTGTGACAACCATCGATCCGAGTTCCGACGCGATGGCCGAGCCGTTCCGGCCCGTGACGAGGAGTCCGGCGATCACCGGCCCAAGCTCACGCACTAACGCAAGAGAAACCGCATAGCCCGTGATGGCTGTTTCTCCGAAACGCTGGAACTGTTGTGCGGTGTTCAACACCATGACGCCGCCGATAAAAAGGCCCGTCAGCAAAATGATCGGCAGGGAACCCACGCCGATGAGGTCCGTCTGCTCGAGGACATCCTCAAAATAAAACGGCGGCGAAAGCATCTTGACGACTGTATCGGCCAAGAGAAAGGAGTAATTTTGCAGCGAAAGGACGATGCGCTTGAACGCTATATCGAGCGTGGAGATGAGCGAAGGCTGAGAAGGCTCGGGCATCTTTGGAGTGAGCGTCGCCATCGTGCACAGAGGGTGCAGCGACAGCGTAACGTTCACCGCAGGGGACGTCAAGGCGTCTCGAAAGGTATTTTCGACGCCGAACGCTTGAGGTTGCTTTACGTTAAATAAAGTGTCCGGTAGAATCGTGCGTCACTTCGGTTGCGCGCGAGCACATTAGAGAATGCTGCGATTTTTCACGGCGGGCGAATCCCATGGACAGGCGCTGATTGCGTGGATTTCCGGCTTGCCTGCGGGAGTTGCGGTGGATGTGGAGTTCGTCAACCGCGAACTGCACCGTCGGCAGCTCGGCTATGGCCGCGGCGGAAGGCAGAAAATCGAGAAGGACCACGCGGATTTTTTGGCGGGCGTGCGCCATGGACATACGATTGGAGCCCCGATCGCGATCCGCATCGAGAACCGCGATTGGAAGAATTGGGAGAAAGCTCTGCCGGTGGAGGATGTTGACGGCGCGGAGGAAGCGCAGCGGGCTCTGACTTCACCACGGCCGGGACACGCAGATTTGGCCGGCGCGCTGAAATTCAATTTGCATGATGCGCGCTATGTTCTCGAACGCGCGTCGGCGAGAGAGACAGCGGCCAGGACGGCGGCAGGAAGCATGAGCAAGCTTCTGCTTCGCGAATTCGGAATCGAAGTGCTCAGCCATACGATTGCCGTGGGACACATCCGGCTGGAGCGCGCCGTGACGTGGCGAGAAATTGAGGCTGTTTGTGCAAATCTGGATTCTCCTTTGCGCTGCGTGGACGCAGAAAGAGAAACGCAGATGAAGGCTGAAGTCGATCAGGCTTTGCGTGCAGGCGATTCCGTCGGAGGAATCTTCGAGGTCGTCGCGCACGGCGCGCCTCCGGGACTTGGAAGCCACGCTCAGTGGGATGAAAAACTGGATGGGAGGCTGGCGCGAGCAGTGATGTCCGTTCAAGCAGTCAAAGGCGTTGAGATCGGCGCCGGAGTCGCGAATGCCACTTCCTATGGCTCGGAAGTTCAAGACGAAATTGGATATGATAGTAACCGGAAGCGTTTTCAAAGGAGTTCGAATCGCGCTGGTGGCGTCGAAGGCGGAATTACAAACGGCGAAGATGTCGTGGTGCGCGGTTATCTGAAGCCGATTTCCACGCTGCGCCGCGCACTTGCTTCGGCCGATTTGCAAACGAAAGAAAGTCTGAAAGCGGCGTACGAGCGATCCGACATTTGCGTGGTTCCAGCGGCGGGCGTGATCGCCGAGGCGATGGTATCGCACGTTCTGGCGGAAGCATTCTTGGAAAAGTTCGGGGGCGATTCGCTCGAAGAAACGCGCCGGAATTTTCAGGGCTATCTAAAGCAACTCGACGACTTCTAAGGCAGCCTGGAAACACGACAGGACATGACACGATGATTTATCGGATTACAAAATATCCAGCAGAGATTCTGGAACGGCCG includes:
- a CDS encoding ABC transporter permease encodes the protein MTSPAVNVTLSLHPLCTMATLTPKMPEPSQPSLISTLDIAFKRIVLSLQNYSFLLADTVVKMLSPPFYFEDVLEQTDLIGVGSLPIILLTGLFIGGVMVLNTAQQFQRFGETAITGYAVSLALVRELGPVIAGLLVTGRNGSAIASELGSMVVTEQVDAMRALGVDPVRKLVVPRVLATLIALPLLTAVADLVGLIGGYIVSHFMLGLSAPQFWNQAIQALAFGDLVMGITKPVAFALLISTIGCFYGLRTQGGTQGVGRSTTSAVVAGSITIIIFDFFLQKLLMYWFVR
- the aroC gene encoding chorismate synthase; this encodes MLRFFTAGESHGQALIAWISGLPAGVAVDVEFVNRELHRRQLGYGRGGRQKIEKDHADFLAGVRHGHTIGAPIAIRIENRDWKNWEKALPVEDVDGAEEAQRALTSPRPGHADLAGALKFNLHDARYVLERASARETAARTAAGSMSKLLLREFGIEVLSHTIAVGHIRLERAVTWREIEAVCANLDSPLRCVDAERETQMKAEVDQALRAGDSVGGIFEVVAHGAPPGLGSHAQWDEKLDGRLARAVMSVQAVKGVEIGAGVANATSYGSEVQDEIGYDSNRKRFQRSSNRAGGVEGGITNGEDVVVRGYLKPISTLRRALASADLQTKESLKAAYERSDICVVPAAGVIAEAMVSHVLAEAFLEKFGGDSLEETRRNFQGYLKQLDDF